In a genomic window of Candidatus Cloacimonadota bacterium:
- a CDS encoding aldo/keto reductase: MQYRKLCGHTVSVLGFGAMRLPVIDGDSKKIDTEEAEKMLNYALEHGVNYIDTAYPYHGGESEKFIGKYLQKRGNRKDIFLATKLPAWFVNEQSDMDKVFNEQIERLQTDYFDFYLLHALNGKSWEKLKEMGTLEWCEKKKHEGRIKHIGFSFHDHFHVFKQIIQDYDKWEFCQIMYNYMDTKYQAGRKGLKLARKKKIDVIVMEPIRGGLLAKEPPLEIQKLWQKFTNEMTYADGALQWVWHHKEIPLVLSGMTTLKQVQENVQSADKAQFDFFSDEEMHLFQKIRRTYHKRSPIRCTSCKYCEPCPQGVAISSCLGAYMQSKIYDDMERSVMMYNNFIKEENRADKCIECGECEKKCPQKVPIIKSLKEAHKLLSR; encoded by the coding sequence ATGCAATATCGAAAACTATGCGGTCATACAGTTTCAGTACTGGGATTCGGAGCTATGCGTCTGCCCGTCATCGATGGAGATTCCAAAAAAATCGATACCGAGGAAGCAGAAAAAATGCTGAATTATGCTCTCGAGCATGGAGTAAACTACATCGACACTGCTTATCCCTATCATGGTGGTGAAAGCGAGAAATTCATCGGGAAATACCTACAAAAGCGTGGAAACCGAAAGGATATTTTTCTCGCCACAAAACTTCCTGCGTGGTTTGTTAACGAACAAAGTGATATGGATAAGGTTTTCAATGAACAGATTGAAAGACTTCAAACTGATTACTTCGATTTTTACTTATTACATGCTTTGAATGGAAAATCATGGGAAAAGCTAAAAGAAATGGGAACGCTGGAATGGTGCGAAAAGAAAAAGCACGAAGGTCGTATTAAGCATATTGGTTTTTCTTTTCATGATCACTTTCATGTATTCAAACAAATCATACAGGATTATGATAAATGGGAATTTTGCCAGATTATGTACAATTACATGGATACGAAATACCAGGCAGGTCGCAAAGGTCTCAAACTTGCACGAAAAAAGAAGATTGATGTGATCGTCATGGAACCAATCCGGGGTGGATTGCTTGCAAAAGAACCTCCGCTTGAAATACAGAAACTCTGGCAAAAATTCACCAACGAGATGACCTATGCAGACGGTGCACTACAATGGGTCTGGCATCATAAAGAAATTCCTCTTGTATTAAGTGGTATGACGACCTTGAAGCAGGTCCAAGAAAACGTTCAAAGTGCGGATAAAGCACAATTTGATTTCTTTTCAGATGAAGAAATGCATTTATTCCAGAAGATCAGGAGAACATATCACAAGAGATCCCCTATACGTTGTACATCATGTAAATATTGCGAACCGTGTCCGCAGGGAGTCGCTATCTCATCATGCCTTGGTGCATATATGCAGAGTAAGATCTATGATGATATGGAGCGTTCGGTTATGATGTATAATAACTTCATTAAAGAGGAGAATCGTGCAGATAAATGCATAGAATGTGGTGAATGTGAGAAAAAATGTCCTCAGAAAGTTCCAATCATCAAATCATTGAAAGAAGCCCATAAGCTGTTGAGTAGATAG
- a CDS encoding TIGR03545 family protein, with amino-acid sequence MRVKGIIFLLVLAIIIVVISLIFTDSWLEKQMEMIGSKMVGAKVEFDGLDFSLFSLRLSWDRLRVTNPDNVWENSFESGFTEFNLAFAPLLKKKFVIENLQMSDVAFNTERTTDGSLPKKWQPKKKEEGEKKESPKFIKDIELGIKDEMKQMPVLNLDQFNKDFNVDSLMAMADMKTPQKVDSLILLYEQKYDEWEKRIEDLPDQEDVKELEAQVKSLDINNIKTVQDAEQALATIKTIIDKANGYKKQYDDIQLAINNDSRLVQNLGGEVTYWIDQDKNKVLSYAKLPDLSTENMGKIVFGTQVIDKVNKVIEYVGKGKAILDKLKKDGKPKKEKKPRSTGQNITYPPKPGTMFPSFWIKKIDFSSTTETGSAFSGVVSNITSDQKLIDAPTVLAAKAIRQDNAQLDIELTFDYRFEQSEEKLTILMSNLPMKNIQLSNTPLLPSRLESGSGKIDARMLLHRPEFETRIDFVADKVQFTPSPRNQDMDKRLVRISENLAASITTIDFKAKLWQEREQPLQFTLTSNLDKMLTNAAKDVFQQELDLAKQELRAKVDKELQKYKDQLNQEIQKQQRKLQAMFDEQKSRFNKEFVVLDDLIGEDEDILGNVLQNQAKDLLDGLFKF; translated from the coding sequence TTATTGTCGTTATTTCTCTCATATTCACGGATAGCTGGCTTGAGAAACAGATGGAGATGATTGGCAGCAAGATGGTTGGAGCAAAGGTTGAATTTGACGGACTGGATTTCTCACTTTTCAGCTTACGATTATCATGGGATAGACTGCGGGTAACGAATCCTGATAATGTGTGGGAGAACTCTTTTGAATCCGGATTCACGGAGTTCAATCTTGCATTTGCTCCGCTTCTTAAGAAGAAATTCGTGATTGAGAACCTGCAGATGAGTGATGTTGCCTTCAATACAGAGCGGACGACTGATGGATCGCTTCCTAAAAAGTGGCAACCAAAGAAGAAAGAAGAGGGAGAAAAGAAGGAATCTCCGAAATTTATTAAGGATATTGAGTTAGGGATCAAAGATGAAATGAAGCAAATGCCTGTCTTGAATTTGGATCAATTTAATAAGGACTTCAATGTGGACAGTCTGATGGCAATGGCTGATATGAAGACACCGCAGAAAGTAGATTCGCTCATACTGCTCTATGAGCAGAAGTATGATGAATGGGAAAAGCGTATCGAAGATCTTCCGGATCAGGAAGATGTTAAAGAACTTGAAGCACAGGTAAAGAGCTTAGATATCAACAATATCAAGACTGTACAGGATGCAGAACAAGCACTGGCAACCATCAAGACGATTATCGATAAGGCAAATGGGTACAAGAAACAATATGATGATATTCAGCTTGCCATCAATAATGACTCGCGGCTTGTGCAGAACCTTGGCGGCGAGGTAACGTACTGGATCGATCAGGATAAGAACAAGGTTCTGTCATATGCAAAACTCCCGGATCTTTCAACAGAGAATATGGGGAAGATCGTATTTGGCACACAGGTTATCGATAAGGTGAACAAAGTCATTGAGTATGTCGGCAAAGGGAAAGCAATTCTGGATAAACTGAAAAAAGACGGTAAGCCCAAGAAAGAAAAGAAGCCCAGATCGACAGGTCAAAATATCACGTATCCGCCTAAGCCGGGAACCATGTTTCCATCCTTCTGGATAAAGAAGATCGATTTTTCAAGTACAACAGAAACCGGATCTGCATTCTCCGGTGTAGTATCAAATATCACAAGCGACCAGAAATTGATCGATGCCCCAACAGTACTTGCTGCGAAGGCGATTCGTCAGGATAATGCACAGCTCGATATTGAACTGACTTTTGATTACCGTTTTGAGCAGAGTGAAGAGAAACTTACCATATTGATGAGCAATCTTCCGATGAAGAATATCCAGCTTAGCAATACTCCTCTGCTGCCGAGTAGACTTGAGAGTGGCTCTGGAAAAATCGATGCGAGAATGTTATTGCATCGTCCAGAGTTTGAAACAAGGATTGATTTTGTTGCAGATAAAGTGCAGTTTACTCCATCACCCAGGAATCAGGATATGGATAAGCGATTGGTGCGTATTAGTGAGAATCTGGCAGCTTCGATTACTACTATTGACTTCAAAGCTAAACTGTGGCAGGAAAGGGAACAACCTCTTCAGTTCACACTCACCAGCAATCTTGATAAAATGCTGACCAATGCTGCAAAGGATGTATTCCAACAGGAGCTTGATCTCGCAAAACAGGAACTCCGTGCAAAAGTGGATAAGGAATTACAGAAATATAAAGATCAACTGAACCAGGAAATTCAGAAGCAGCAGAGAAAACTGCAGGCGATGTTCGATGAACAGAAATCACGTTTCAATAAAGAGTTTGTTGTACTCGATGATCTCATTGGTGAGGACGAAGATATTCTTGGAAATGTGCTGCAAAATCAGGCGAAGGATCTGCTGGACGGTCTGTTCAAGTTCTAA
- a CDS encoding antitoxin translates to MDKYEREVLDSFEKGEWLPVDDIQNKKKALTEAARNTFLKNKRINIRLSEKVVNELKAKSLAEGIPYQTLIASVLHKYVKGRLVEK, encoded by the coding sequence ATGGATAAATATGAAAGAGAAGTCTTAGATTCCTTTGAAAAGGGTGAATGGCTCCCAGTCGATGATATACAGAATAAGAAAAAAGCACTCACGGAAGCTGCAAGAAATACATTCCTGAAAAATAAGCGTATTAATATCCGTCTTTCAGAAAAAGTAGTTAATGAGTTAAAAGCGAAATCTCTCGCAGAAGGAATACCTTATCAAACTTTGATCGCAAGTGTGCTTCATAAGTATGTAAAAGGTCGATTAGTCGAGAAATAG
- a CDS encoding transcriptional regulator, producing MADTTSDNSFHALSDIDKLVHEPARLMILSYLSVINSADFTFLMKQTELTRGNLSSHISKLEEAGYVKVSKEFVDKIPRTLIRITTKGKNALKKYRDKMQNVIDSIS from the coding sequence ATGGCAGATACAACATCAGATAATTCCTTTCATGCGCTTTCAGACATCGACAAGCTGGTCCACGAACCTGCCCGGCTCATGATTCTCTCCTATCTCTCGGTGATCAATAGTGCGGACTTCACTTTTTTGATGAAGCAGACAGAACTGACGCGTGGCAATCTTTCGAGCCACATCAGCAAGCTGGAAGAAGCCGGTTACGTGAAGGTCAGCAAGGAATTTGTGGACAAGATCCCACGCACCCTTATTCGTATAACCACCAAAGGAAAAAATGCCCTTAAAAAATATCGCGACAAAATGCAAAATGTGATCGATTCAATTTCCTGA
- the amrS gene encoding AmmeMemoRadiSam system radical SAM enzyme produces MKKCALITGLVLLSIFLLGSSRGLELLREAQFYAKNDDGSVQCTLCPNRCYLPEGLTGLCRVRKNIDGKLYSLVYNKPVSVNIDPIEKKPLYHFYPGSNILSLATVGCNLRCNFCQNWTISQSNPGEVQSYNATSEEIVELAKEYNCESIAFTYTEPTVFYEYMIDIAKCAHENGIKTVWVTCGYINEEPLRQLIPYLDAANIDLKGYSEDFYSTYTTGTLEPVLKTIEICKEEDLYFEITNLVIPDANDDPDMIREMCVWLKDTIGTEYPLHFSRFSPQFKLTNRPPTPVKTLEMAYEIAKEVGLKYIYLGNIISASEDTYCPNCGKKIIDRYGFSLLDMHIKDGKCEYCGYDIFGEFE; encoded by the coding sequence ATGAAGAAATGTGCACTCATTACCGGCTTGGTTTTGCTTTCAATATTCCTGCTCGGATCATCGCGTGGTTTAGAGCTTTTAAGAGAAGCGCAATTCTATGCAAAGAATGATGACGGCTCTGTTCAGTGCACACTGTGTCCGAATAGATGCTACCTTCCAGAAGGTTTAACCGGTCTTTGTCGCGTCCGAAAAAACATAGATGGTAAACTTTACTCACTGGTATATAACAAACCTGTTTCCGTAAATATCGATCCTATCGAGAAGAAACCTCTCTATCATTTTTACCCGGGTTCGAATATCCTTTCTCTTGCAACAGTGGGGTGCAATCTCAGGTGCAATTTTTGCCAGAACTGGACGATCTCTCAATCAAATCCCGGTGAAGTGCAATCGTATAATGCAACTTCTGAAGAGATTGTCGAACTGGCTAAAGAATATAACTGCGAAAGCATTGCCTTTACGTATACAGAACCGACAGTTTTTTATGAGTATATGATAGATATTGCAAAGTGTGCACATGAAAACGGCATCAAAACCGTGTGGGTGACCTGCGGTTATATTAATGAAGAACCGCTCCGGCAGCTCATCCCATACCTCGATGCTGCCAATATAGACCTGAAGGGATATTCCGAAGATTTTTATTCAACTTATACGACAGGCACACTCGAGCCGGTTCTTAAAACGATTGAGATATGCAAAGAAGAAGATCTGTATTTTGAAATTACAAACTTGGTTATTCCTGATGCCAATGACGATCCTGACATGATACGAGAAATGTGCGTGTGGTTGAAAGATACGATAGGTACAGAATACCCGCTTCATTTCTCAAGATTTTCACCGCAATTCAAACTGACGAACCGACCACCGACCCCGGTCAAAACTCTTGAGATGGCGTATGAAATAGCAAAAGAAGTTGGATTGAAATATATCTACTTAGGAAATATTATCAGTGCATCCGAAGATACATACTGTCCGAACTGCGGAAAGAAGATCATCGATCGGTACGGTTTCAGTTTGCTGGACATGCATATTAAGGACGGTAAATGTGAATATTGCGGATATGACATCTTTGGTGAGTTTGAATAA
- a CDS encoding BrnT family toxin: MKYFSWNEKKNEQLKAERKISFEEIVVQIENDKILDIVEHPNREKYPDQKVMIIECNRYAYLVPYVEKEEEIFLKTIIPSRKATKLYLDT, from the coding sequence ATGAAATATTTCTCGTGGAATGAAAAAAAGAATGAGCAATTGAAAGCGGAAAGGAAAATCTCATTCGAAGAAATAGTTGTCCAAATTGAGAATGATAAAATCTTGGATATAGTTGAACATCCTAATAGGGAAAAATATCCTGATCAGAAGGTCATGATTATCGAGTGTAACCGCTATGCCTATCTTGTTCCTTATGTGGAGAAAGAAGAAGAAATATTTCTTAAAACGATAATACCAAGCCGCAAGGCAACGAAACTATATTTAGATACATAA
- the bcp gene encoding thioredoxin-dependent thiol peroxidase: protein MKTKELQIGDRAPDFTLKNQSEEDVSLSEYAGSWLVLYFYPKDNTSGCTLEAKEFTCLVDDFSDLNAMVIGVSKDSIKSHNNFIEKHDLGFELLSDPEHEVMEKYGVWQIKKLYGRMFMGVVRSTFLISPEGEIAHVWYKVKAKGHAEKVLETLKELQTE, encoded by the coding sequence ATGAAAACAAAAGAACTGCAGATCGGTGACCGTGCTCCCGATTTTACGCTAAAAAATCAGAGCGAAGAGGACGTATCTCTTAGTGAGTATGCCGGATCATGGTTGGTGCTTTATTTCTATCCTAAAGATAATACATCCGGCTGTACGCTGGAAGCAAAGGAGTTCACCTGCCTGGTGGATGACTTCAGCGACCTTAATGCAATGGTGATCGGCGTGAGTAAGGACTCAATAAAGAGTCATAATAATTTCATCGAGAAACACGATCTCGGTTTCGAATTGTTGAGTGATCCCGAACATGAGGTCATGGAAAAATACGGTGTTTGGCAGATCAAGAAGCTGTATGGACGAATGTTCATGGGAGTAGTTCGCAGTACGTTTTTGATAAGCCCTGAGGGTGAGATCGCACACGTATGGTATAAAGTCAAAGCCAAAGGACACGCGGAAAAAGTGCTCGAGACACTCAAGGAGCTACAGACAGAATAG
- the sfsA gene encoding DNA/RNA nuclease SfsA — MSSHLIPLYKNWHKAYFVKRPNRFVVELILDGKPIRAWVPNTGRMAEFCFEGHPFYVTKVPMPKFQYKIIGTEYQAELVFLDTIRVNHVVQLLIENHAIPELSDFVALRREATYGNSRFDFEMTHGDGNQSLIEVKSCTLCHNGMAMFPDAPTDRGRKHLAHLEQLAAEKCNVYNLFLITTMQAQVFLTNYHVDLAYAQKMLAAKNIAFLAYKIGFDDPITLNISKTKPVEIDLKSTKRNAVDKGSYVLVLQNDTDFSKQIGLLGEVFFKKGYYVYVGSAMNILDARISRHYRSRKKVHWHLDYVTPKPMKIIKSYPIRSSVPLEQEIVKCISNIADGFIKSFGASDSKERSHLLYFKDNPIHNQNFYNVIMNFRHISKL; from the coding sequence ATGTCATCACACCTAATCCCGCTCTATAAGAATTGGCATAAAGCATACTTTGTAAAGCGTCCGAATCGGTTTGTTGTGGAGTTGATCCTCGACGGAAAGCCGATCCGTGCGTGGGTACCTAATACAGGAAGGATGGCTGAATTCTGTTTTGAGGGACATCCTTTTTATGTGACAAAAGTGCCAATGCCGAAGTTCCAGTACAAGATTATCGGTACTGAATATCAGGCAGAATTGGTTTTTCTCGATACGATCCGGGTGAATCATGTGGTGCAGTTGCTTATTGAGAATCATGCGATTCCCGAATTATCTGATTTTGTTGCATTGCGAAGAGAAGCAACATACGGTAATTCTCGTTTTGATTTTGAAATGACGCATGGTGATGGAAACCAGAGTCTGATTGAAGTCAAATCTTGCACACTGTGTCACAACGGTATGGCAATGTTTCCTGATGCACCGACAGATCGGGGAAGAAAACATCTTGCCCATCTGGAACAACTTGCTGCGGAAAAATGTAATGTGTACAATCTCTTTTTGATCACCACAATGCAGGCGCAGGTATTCCTTACAAATTATCATGTGGATCTGGCGTATGCACAGAAAATGCTGGCAGCAAAGAATATCGCATTTCTTGCGTACAAGATTGGATTTGATGATCCGATCACACTCAATATTTCAAAGACCAAACCTGTCGAGATCGATTTGAAATCAACAAAGAGGAATGCTGTTGACAAAGGATCGTATGTACTTGTATTGCAGAACGATACAGATTTTTCTAAACAGATTGGATTGCTTGGTGAAGTGTTTTTTAAAAAGGGATATTATGTGTATGTCGGTTCTGCGATGAATATATTGGACGCAAGGATCAGTCGGCACTATCGTTCAAGGAAAAAGGTGCACTGGCATCTGGACTATGTGACACCAAAACCGATGAAAATAATCAAGTCATATCCCATTCGTTCGTCGGTTCCGTTGGAGCAGGAAATTGTAAAGTGTATCAGTAATATCGCAGATGGATTCATCAAAAGCTTTGGTGCGAGTGATTCAAAGGAACGATCGCATCTTTTGTATTTCAAGGATAATCCAATACATAACCAAAATTTTTATAATGTTATTATGAATTTCAGACATATCAGTAAATTATAA